From the genome of Aerosakkonema funiforme FACHB-1375, one region includes:
- a CDS encoding M20 metallopeptidase family protein — MISTFLSSPSVDLSRIRLEIRGLQNSLVEWRRNLHQRPELGFREKLTSEFVAKKLQEWGIDRQTGVAQTGIVATIAGRQPGPVLAIRADMDALPIQEENDVPYKSQHDGVMHACGHDGHTAIALGTAYYLSQHRDDFAGTVKIIFQPAEEGPGGAKPMIEAGVLTNPDVNAIIGLHLWNQLPVGRVGVRSGALMAATEGFRCTIMGKGGHGAIPHQTIDSIVVASQIVNALQTIVSRNVDPIESAVVTVGEFHAGTAINVIADTAKIGGTVRYFNPTLGEFLPKRIEQIIAGVCQSHGAKYDWNYWRQYPATINDPGIAELVRSVALEVVETPLGVVPNCQTMGAEDMSFFLQAVPGCYFFLGSANPNLNLAYPHHHPRFDFDETALGMGVEIFVGCVEKFCR; from the coding sequence ATGATTTCCACTTTCCTGAGTTCTCCTTCCGTAGACTTATCCCGCATCCGCTTAGAAATTCGCGGATTGCAAAATAGCCTTGTAGAATGGCGCAGAAACTTGCATCAACGTCCCGAACTCGGTTTCCGGGAGAAGTTGACTTCTGAATTTGTCGCGAAGAAACTACAGGAATGGGGAATCGATCGCCAAACTGGAGTCGCCCAAACGGGTATTGTGGCGACCATTGCGGGGCGTCAACCGGGACCGGTGCTGGCAATTCGGGCAGATATGGATGCTTTGCCAATTCAGGAAGAGAACGATGTACCCTACAAATCCCAGCACGATGGGGTAATGCACGCCTGCGGTCACGACGGACATACCGCGATCGCACTGGGAACAGCTTATTATCTTTCTCAACATCGCGATGACTTCGCCGGTACTGTAAAAATTATCTTCCAACCCGCAGAAGAAGGGCCGGGGGGCGCAAAACCGATGATCGAAGCGGGAGTATTGACAAATCCCGATGTTAATGCTATAATTGGCCTTCACTTGTGGAACCAGCTACCCGTTGGTAGGGTAGGCGTTCGTAGTGGCGCATTGATGGCGGCGACCGAGGGTTTTCGATGCACGATTATGGGTAAAGGCGGACATGGTGCGATACCGCATCAAACGATCGATTCGATCGTCGTCGCCAGCCAAATCGTGAATGCGTTGCAGACGATCGTATCGCGCAATGTCGATCCGATCGAGTCAGCGGTAGTAACGGTGGGAGAATTTCATGCCGGAACTGCAATTAACGTGATAGCAGATACGGCGAAAATAGGTGGCACGGTACGATATTTTAACCCAACTTTGGGAGAGTTTTTACCAAAACGAATCGAACAAATTATTGCCGGAGTTTGCCAAAGTCACGGCGCGAAGTACGATTGGAATTATTGGCGGCAATATCCAGCTACGATTAACGATCCTGGGATAGCTGAGTTAGTGCGATCGGTCGCCTTAGAGGTAGTAGAAACTCCTTTGGGTGTGGTGCCAAATTGTCAAACAATGGGTGCGGAAGATATGTCATTCTTTCTGCAAGCAGTACCGGGTTGTTATTTCTTTTTAGGTTCTGCCAATCCCAATCTAAATTTAGCTTATCCGCACCATCATCCTCGCTTTGATTTTGATGAGACAGCGTTGGGGATGGGAGTGGAAATTTTTGTCGGTTGTGTGGAAAAGTTTTGTCGTTAG
- a CDS encoding DUF4126 domain-containing protein, with amino-acid sequence MDILLGICIGISLSAACGFRVFVPPLVMSMAALSGHLTLSPGFEWIGTYEALTAFAIATGIEVLGYYIPWVDHVLDLLATPIAIATGTTITASFFSHVDPLLQWSVAIIAGGGSAGIVEALTNITRFVSTGTTGGVANPLLATVELATSIILSVLGIIVPIFTVVLLAVLGVFAGVKLWQILGRSVPTTPTD; translated from the coding sequence ATGGATATTTTATTAGGAATTTGCATTGGCATTAGTTTGAGTGCGGCGTGCGGATTTCGCGTATTTGTACCGCCTTTGGTGATGAGTATGGCCGCACTTTCCGGGCATTTGACCCTATCCCCAGGCTTTGAGTGGATTGGCACTTATGAGGCGCTGACAGCGTTTGCGATCGCGACTGGTATCGAAGTTTTGGGATATTATATTCCCTGGGTAGATCACGTATTGGATTTGCTGGCTACACCGATTGCGATCGCCACTGGCACTACTATCACCGCCTCGTTCTTTTCTCATGTCGATCCGTTGCTGCAATGGAGTGTCGCCATTATCGCAGGCGGTGGTTCTGCTGGAATTGTGGAAGCGTTAACTAATATTACCCGCTTTGTTTCAACGGGAACGACTGGGGGAGTTGCTAATCCATTGTTGGCAACAGTTGAGTTAGCAACTTCGATTATTTTGTCAGTTTTGGGAATAATCGTGCCGATTTTTACTGTTGTTTTATTGGCAGTTTTGGGTGTGTTTGCAGGAGTGAAATTGTGGCAGATCTTGGGGAGAAGTGTGCCAACAACGCCGACAGACTAA